Proteins from a genomic interval of Brachybacterium vulturis:
- a CDS encoding malate:quinone oxidoreductase produces MADLRVDVERADAVMIGGGIASATLAALLSELEPTWDIRVLEKLDTAGQESSEGWNNAGTGHSALCEMNYTPQDVDGSVSPAKAITINEQFQISRQFWAHLVENDRIGDPSEFIHAVPHMSFVHGMENVDYLRRRHEALTSNPLFDRMEFTTEHAQLAEWAPLVAEGRPVTETIAATRSTDGTDIDFGALTRQMLGFATRTGTTVSTGSEVVDLRRMGTDWGVMVRSTADGSISVVRTPFVFVGAGGYALTLLQKSGIDEIRGFGGFPISGQWLRCTDPETIARHDAKVYGKAAVGAPPMSVPHLDTRYVGGKRSLMFGPYAGWSPKFLKAGRYTDLLESMKPSNITQMMAVAPPNLDLMVYLGSQLAATHQQRFEALLEYMPAARASDWEEVTAGQRVQVIAPDKAKHGVLQFGTQLVTAADGSIGGMLGASPGASTSTSIMLGLLEKMFPQRIEAWRPSLTQMVPSWGRSLSEHPDEAHRLLDHTAEALGLTHS; encoded by the coding sequence ATGGCAGACCTCAGGGTGGATGTCGAGCGCGCCGATGCGGTGATGATCGGGGGCGGGATCGCCAGTGCGACCCTTGCGGCCCTCCTCAGCGAGCTCGAGCCGACATGGGACATCCGCGTGCTCGAGAAGCTCGACACCGCGGGTCAGGAATCCAGCGAGGGCTGGAACAACGCCGGCACCGGACACAGCGCCCTGTGCGAGATGAACTACACGCCGCAGGATGTCGACGGCTCCGTCAGCCCCGCCAAGGCGATCACGATCAACGAGCAGTTCCAGATCTCCCGGCAGTTCTGGGCGCATCTGGTGGAGAACGACCGGATCGGTGACCCGAGCGAGTTCATCCACGCCGTCCCGCACATGAGCTTCGTGCACGGCATGGAGAACGTCGACTACCTGCGCCGGCGGCACGAGGCGCTCACCTCGAACCCTCTCTTCGACCGCATGGAGTTCACCACCGAGCATGCGCAGCTGGCGGAGTGGGCGCCGCTGGTCGCCGAAGGGCGACCGGTCACGGAGACCATCGCGGCGACCCGCTCGACCGACGGCACCGACATCGACTTCGGTGCGCTGACCCGTCAGATGCTCGGCTTCGCCACCCGCACCGGCACCACCGTCTCCACCGGGTCCGAGGTCGTGGATCTGCGCCGCATGGGCACGGACTGGGGGGTGATGGTCCGCTCCACCGCGGACGGCTCGATCAGCGTGGTGCGCACCCCGTTCGTCTTCGTCGGCGCAGGCGGCTACGCGCTGACCCTGCTGCAGAAGTCCGGGATCGACGAGATCCGCGGCTTCGGCGGATTCCCGATCTCCGGTCAATGGCTGCGCTGCACCGATCCGGAGACCATCGCCCGCCACGATGCGAAGGTGTACGGCAAGGCCGCCGTCGGCGCACCGCCGATGAGCGTCCCGCATCTCGACACCCGCTATGTGGGCGGGAAGCGGTCCCTCATGTTCGGCCCGTACGCCGGCTGGTCGCCGAAGTTCCTCAAGGCCGGCCGCTACACCGACCTGCTCGAATCGATGAAGCCCTCGAACATCACCCAGATGATGGCCGTCGCCCCGCCGAACCTCGACCTGATGGTCTACCTCGGCTCGCAGCTGGCGGCGACCCATCAGCAGCGTTTCGAAGCTCTGCTGGAGTACATGCCGGCGGCGCGCGCGTCCGACTGGGAGGAGGTCACCGCCGGTCAGCGCGTCCAGGTCATCGCACCGGACAAGGCCAAGCACGGCGTGCTGCAGTTCGGCACCCAGCTGGTCACCGCGGCTGACGGCTCCATCGGCGGCATGCTCGGAGCCTCCCCGGGAGCCTCGACCTCGACCAGCATCATGCTCGGCCTGCTGGAGAAGATGTTCCCGCAGCGCATCGAAGCCTGGCGGCCCTCGCTGACCCAGATGGTGCCGAGCTGGGGACGGTCGCTGTCGGAGCACCCGGACGAGGCCCACCGGCTGCTGGACCACACGGCCGAGGCGCTGGGCCTGACGCACTCCTGA
- a CDS encoding (Fe-S)-binding protein, with protein MRISLMTTCLVDVMAPDVARATVILLERLGHEVVFDRRQTCCGQMHTNSGYYTEAAPIVRSFVDTFEPALESVDAIVMPSGSCAGCVRDQHELVARHEGDSELEQRAAAVAAKTYELSELLVDVLKVTDVGAYFPHSVTYHPTCHSMRFLKVGARPLKLLRAVEGLEMKNLPESDTCCGFGGTFSVKNDATSDAMVSDKAANVVRSGAEFVVAGDASCLMNIGGKLRRTGASPRSVHLAQILASTREDPFVPSETILGRAS; from the coding sequence ATGCGCATCTCTTTGATGACCACGTGCCTGGTGGATGTGATGGCCCCGGACGTGGCTCGGGCGACCGTGATCCTGCTGGAGCGGCTCGGCCACGAGGTGGTGTTCGACAGGCGTCAGACCTGCTGCGGCCAGATGCACACCAACTCCGGCTACTACACCGAGGCGGCGCCCATCGTGCGCTCCTTCGTCGACACCTTCGAGCCCGCGCTGGAGAGCGTCGACGCGATCGTGATGCCGTCCGGCTCCTGCGCCGGATGCGTCCGGGACCAGCACGAGCTGGTGGCCCGGCATGAGGGCGACAGCGAGCTCGAGCAGCGTGCCGCGGCGGTCGCGGCGAAGACCTACGAGCTCTCGGAGCTGCTGGTGGACGTGCTGAAGGTGACCGATGTCGGCGCGTACTTCCCGCACTCGGTGACCTACCATCCCACCTGCCACTCGATGCGCTTCCTCAAGGTGGGGGCACGGCCGCTGAAGCTGCTGCGCGCGGTCGAGGGCCTGGAGATGAAGAACCTGCCCGAATCCGACACCTGCTGCGGCTTCGGCGGCACCTTCTCGGTGAAGAACGATGCCACCAGTGATGCGATGGTGAGCGACAAGGCCGCGAACGTGGTGCGCAGCGGTGCCGAGTTCGTCGTCGCGGGCGATGCCTCGTGCCTGATGAACATCGGCGGCAAGCTGCGCCGCACCGGCGCCTCGCCGCGCTCCGTGCACCTCGCACAGATCCTCGCCTCGACCAGGGAGGACCCCTTCGTCCCGTCGGAGACGATCCTGGGCAGGGCATCATGA
- a CDS encoding lactate utilization protein B, translating into MNSVDLGIPTVRPQHASPSSLLRGDRGFPEAAREELGDRTLRENLRAATSTLQSKRASAVREVRDWQKLRAAGSALKWHVTDHLPDLLEQLEASVTAAGGVVHWARDAEEAGEIVTRLALERGAQEVLKVKSMATQEIGLNEVLARAGIRAIESDLAELVLQLAADTPSHHLGSAIHRNRSEIREIFLAAMPDLEGSITDEPAELAAAARRFLRERFLDLPGSVAISGANFAVADSGTLVVVESEGNGRMCLTLPRTLISVVGIEKIVPSFQDLEVFLQLLPRSSSGERMTPYTTLFTGVHEGDGPEEFHLVLLDNGRSAVLEDPEGRSALHCIQCSACLNVCPVYNRTGGHAYGSTYPGPIGAILSPQMTGMHGSDDPNSTLPYASSLCGACYDVCPVKINIPEVLVHLRAEDVDRRRRTRGDFHSSWDLALQGASRLMSSPRAYDLAVRSAGPLSSVLPGKNIGTLPGVLPLMPGWTDHRDLPKPGASFRTWWDQHEKDRAAAGPAADGGTAEDAPPGRPDTGDEESS; encoded by the coding sequence GTGAACTCGGTGGATCTCGGCATCCCGACCGTGCGTCCGCAGCACGCCTCCCCGAGCTCGCTGCTGCGCGGCGATCGCGGCTTCCCCGAGGCGGCCCGTGAGGAGCTCGGCGACCGGACGCTGCGCGAGAACCTCCGCGCAGCCACCTCGACGCTCCAGTCCAAGCGCGCCTCGGCGGTCCGCGAGGTGCGTGACTGGCAGAAGCTGCGCGCTGCCGGCAGTGCCCTGAAGTGGCACGTCACCGACCACCTCCCGGACCTGCTGGAGCAGCTCGAGGCGTCCGTGACCGCAGCCGGCGGCGTGGTGCACTGGGCGCGCGATGCCGAGGAGGCCGGCGAGATCGTCACCCGCCTGGCGCTCGAGCGCGGTGCCCAGGAGGTGCTGAAGGTCAAGTCGATGGCGACCCAGGAGATCGGACTCAACGAGGTGCTCGCCCGCGCCGGGATCCGGGCGATCGAGTCCGACCTCGCCGAGCTCGTCCTGCAGCTCGCCGCGGACACCCCGTCCCATCACCTGGGATCCGCGATCCACCGCAACCGGTCCGAGATCCGGGAGATCTTCCTGGCGGCCATGCCGGACCTGGAGGGGTCGATCACCGACGAACCGGCCGAGCTCGCCGCGGCGGCCCGCCGTTTCCTGCGCGAGAGGTTCCTGGACCTGCCCGGCTCGGTGGCGATCTCCGGGGCGAACTTCGCCGTCGCCGACTCCGGCACCCTGGTGGTCGTCGAGTCCGAGGGCAACGGCCGCATGTGCCTGACGCTGCCGAGGACCCTCATCTCGGTGGTCGGCATCGAGAAGATCGTGCCGAGCTTCCAGGATCTCGAGGTGTTCCTGCAGCTGCTGCCCCGCTCCTCCTCCGGGGAGCGGATGACCCCGTACACGACCCTGTTCACCGGCGTCCATGAGGGGGACGGCCCCGAGGAGTTCCATCTGGTGCTGCTGGACAACGGCCGCTCCGCAGTGCTCGAGGACCCGGAGGGACGCAGCGCCCTGCACTGCATCCAGTGCTCTGCCTGCCTGAACGTCTGCCCCGTCTACAACCGCACCGGTGGGCACGCCTACGGCTCCACCTATCCCGGTCCGATCGGTGCGATCCTCTCGCCGCAGATGACCGGCATGCATGGCAGCGATGATCCGAACTCGACGCTGCCCTACGCCTCGAGCCTGTGCGGTGCCTGCTACGACGTGTGTCCCGTCAAGATCAACATCCCCGAGGTCCTGGTGCATCTGCGGGCGGAGGACGTCGACCGCCGTCGCCGGACCCGCGGCGACTTCCACAGCAGCTGGGACCTGGCGCTCCAGGGCGCGAGCAGGCTGATGTCCTCGCCCCGTGCGTACGACCTCGCGGTGCGCTCGGCCGGTCCGCTCAGCTCGGTGCTGCCCGGGAAGAACATCGGCACGCTACCGGGTGTGCTGCCGCTGATGCCGGGCTGGACCGACCACCGTGACCTGCCCAAGCCCGGTGCCTCCTTCCGCACCTGGTGGGACCAGCACGAGAAGGACCGGGCCGCAGCGGGGCCGGCGGCCGACGGCGGCACGGCCGAGGACGCACCGCCGGGGCGGCCCGACACCGGGGACGAGGAGAGCTCATGA
- a CDS encoding LutC/YkgG family protein: MSGWTDSRPARTPGMSAKEEILARVRTALAVPRRDEVTEAADVPRTYQRADDKQELRTAPEKARSVLVQRLEDCTATVHRATADTAPAVIAAALGGARSVVVPSGLPAAWHEQVDASLVVDDGTATPHQLEAIDAVLTGCHTAIALTGTIVLRNDDRAGRRAISLVPDHHVVVVESEQVVVGVPKAIERMAETPAAAWTLISGPSASSGIDLERVEGMHGPRRLEVILIEPEPDPAPSATPGTTPRAAPADPQEKSP; the protein is encoded by the coding sequence ATGAGCGGGTGGACGGACTCCCGCCCCGCACGCACCCCGGGGATGAGCGCCAAGGAGGAGATCCTCGCCCGGGTGCGGACCGCATTGGCGGTCCCGCGCCGCGATGAGGTCACCGAGGCCGCGGACGTGCCGCGCACCTACCAGCGGGCCGATGACAAGCAGGAGCTCCGCACCGCTCCCGAGAAGGCGCGCAGCGTGCTGGTGCAACGGCTCGAGGACTGCACCGCCACCGTCCATCGCGCCACCGCGGACACCGCGCCGGCAGTGATCGCCGCCGCGCTGGGCGGGGCGCGCAGCGTGGTGGTCCCCTCCGGTCTGCCCGCCGCCTGGCACGAGCAGGTGGACGCCTCGCTGGTGGTCGACGACGGCACCGCCACGCCGCACCAGCTCGAGGCGATCGACGCGGTGCTCACCGGCTGCCATACGGCGATCGCCCTGACCGGCACCATCGTGCTGCGCAATGATGACCGGGCAGGACGTCGCGCGATCAGCCTGGTGCCCGACCACCACGTGGTGGTCGTCGAGTCCGAGCAGGTGGTGGTCGGCGTGCCCAAGGCGATCGAGCGCATGGCGGAGACCCCGGCGGCGGCCTGGACCCTGATCTCCGGTCCCAGCGCGAGCAGTGGCATCGACCTCGAACGGGTCGAGGGCATGCACGGCCCCCGGCGCCTCGAGGTGATCCTGATCGAACCGGAACCTGACCCCGCCCCGTCCGCGACACCGGGGACGACGCCCCGCGCCGCACCCGCCGACCCCCAGGAGAAGAGTCCATGA
- a CDS encoding aldose 1-epimerase family protein, producing the protein MNDAAPTAGLDLPDRGTARDRGELFALEAGTYRAEISSVGATLESLTVGGRDLLVRSPETGPMQFHRGAIVAPWPNRIGDGTYTWEGQELRTALTEPERGNALHGLISFQAFTPATLSEDELVLRTELFPSPGYPFHLLLTVHYALDPQEGLSTTVTARNLGARDAPYGACPHPYLVAGTEPLDTWSLQVTAGTVLTVTEDRLLPTGTAPVTPDGELDFRSAKTLGALFLDHAFTDLGRDAQDRVVVTVSAPGGTGVELTAGPECPWLQIHTGDRPEPENNRLGLAVEPMTCPPDAFRSGTDVVRLAPGAEHAASWTLRGW; encoded by the coding sequence ATGAACGACGCCGCCCCGACTGCCGGCCTCGACCTGCCCGACAGGGGCACCGCCCGCGACCGCGGAGAGCTGTTCGCCCTCGAGGCCGGGACCTACCGCGCCGAGATCTCCTCGGTGGGAGCGACCCTCGAATCCCTCACCGTCGGCGGTCGCGACCTGCTGGTGCGCAGCCCCGAGACCGGTCCGATGCAGTTCCACCGCGGGGCGATCGTCGCGCCGTGGCCCAATCGGATCGGCGACGGCACGTACACCTGGGAAGGCCAGGAGCTCCGCACCGCGCTCACCGAACCGGAGCGCGGCAATGCGCTCCACGGCCTGATCTCCTTCCAGGCCTTCACCCCGGCGACCCTCTCGGAGGACGAGCTGGTGCTGCGCACCGAGCTCTTCCCGTCCCCGGGATACCCCTTCCACCTGCTGCTGACGGTGCACTACGCGCTGGATCCGCAGGAGGGCCTCAGCACCACCGTGACCGCCCGCAACCTCGGTGCCCGGGACGCCCCCTACGGAGCCTGCCCCCATCCGTATCTGGTCGCCGGGACGGAGCCGCTGGATACATGGTCGCTGCAGGTCACCGCCGGGACCGTGCTCACCGTCACCGAGGACCGACTGCTGCCCACCGGCACCGCCCCGGTCACCCCCGACGGCGAGCTCGACTTCCGCAGCGCGAAGACCCTCGGTGCGCTGTTCCTCGACCACGCCTTCACCGATCTCGGCCGCGACGCCCAGGACCGGGTGGTGGTGACCGTCTCCGCCCCCGGCGGCACCGGGGTGGAGCTGACCGCGGGACCGGAGTGCCCGTGGCTGCAGATCCACACCGGTGACCGTCCGGAGCCGGAGAACAACCGGCTCGGCCTCGCCGTGGAGCCGATGACCTGCCCGCCCGATGCCTTCCGCAGCGGCACCGATGTGGTGCGGCTGGCCCCGGGTGCCGAGCATGCCGCGTCCTGGACCCTGCGAGGCTGGTGA
- a CDS encoding histone-like nucleoid-structuring protein Lsr2 — protein MARKTYVELIDDLTGDKADETVNFALDGVAYEIDLSEANASKLREELGSWVEKARRVGGRRSRGTAPARTSSNDSARIREWAREAGYEVPDRGRISGTIRKAYEEAHAE, from the coding sequence ATGGCACGGAAGACCTACGTGGAGCTCATCGACGATCTGACCGGTGACAAGGCCGACGAGACGGTGAACTTCGCCCTGGACGGAGTCGCTTACGAGATCGACCTGTCAGAGGCGAATGCCTCGAAGCTCCGTGAGGAGCTGGGCAGCTGGGTGGAGAAGGCGCGCCGGGTGGGCGGTCGTCGTTCTCGCGGGACCGCTCCCGCACGCACCAGCTCCAACGATTCCGCAAGGATCCGCGAGTGGGCCCGTGAGGCCGGCTACGAGGTCCCGGACCGCGGGCGCATCTCCGGCACCATCCGCAAGGCGTACGAAGAGGCCCACGCGGAGTGA